The proteins below come from a single Mercenaria mercenaria strain notata unplaced genomic scaffold, MADL_Memer_1 contig_802, whole genome shotgun sequence genomic window:
- the LOC128554849 gene encoding uncharacterized protein LOC128554849: MHGFGSFIGISENECLCLKEGRTLNSLRSNYTECTADCDHQPGVTCGGLTENGTRYIPVYNLNPKVTNHTDNSETEMSCLELEPVKQQFIWENCSTNLLVVCGFYEKYMQTSSNGENRTWIRNANKCFSHGGFPIRFRNYSDAEFGLVSMTQMWTNVLRSAVISSEKQSIKLKALGDVRMRYGFVRKQNEYIVLDFAINNFERKRVVCDSDEDQDKSQENQSKSSFSDIIVPVGVSSAAVLVTAAVVIFFVFHRRRGTAIALCRRKNVRKSSGHDHSYSQTFEPSGRLETDNHAYDSIDEIVRHKESEQNAANETSNSNYIHNYFVLEKREKESKVSAYDTTRSDQENSSAKGTNVYNRLNSDKTYGHVFTAKRNVMTTYDNPYNTTEKAAVRHSSKSISDKQANDNSMKDEDSSIVQRASRKILWQYQLLFNEIFCLNSNLGLYCLQKQKHLPPAG; encoded by the exons TGTTTGTGCTTAAAAGAAGGTCGTACTTTGAACAGTCTGCGATCAAACTATACGGAGTGCACCGCAGATTGTGATCATCAACCAGGAGTTACATGTGGAGGACTAACAGAAAATGGAACTCGTTATATACCGGTATATAATTTGAATCCTAAAG TGACAAACCATACCGATAACAGTGAAACAGAAATGTCCTGTCTAGAACTTGAACCGGTCAAACAGCAATTTATATGGGAAAACTGTTCAACAAATCTTCTCGTTGTGTGTGGTTTTT ACGAGAAATATATGCAAACATCTTCAAACGGAGAGAATAGAACCTGGATTAGGAatgcaaacaaatgtttttctcaTGGAGGCTTTCCGATTCGTTTCCGAAACTACAGTGATGCTGAATTTGGTCTTGTATCCATGACTCAAATGTGGACCAATGTACTCAGAAGTGCTGTTATCAGTTCTGAAAAGCAAAGCATTAAACTAAAAGCGTTAG GTGATGTCAGAATGCGTTATGGATTTGTACGGAAGCAAAATGAGTACATAGTACTTGACTTTGCCATAAACAATTTTGAGCGTAAAAGAGTTGTCTGTGACAGTGACGAAGATCAAGACAAATCCCAAGAAAATCAAAGTAAATCTTCAT TTTCAGATATCATTGTGCCTGTAGGTGTTTCTTCTGCTGCGGTTTTGGTGACTGCTGCAGTTgtgattttctttgtttttcacaGGCGGAG GGGGACAGCTATAGCACTATGCAGACGTAAGAACGTGAGGAAGAGCTCGGGTCATGATCATTCTTATAGTCAGACATTTGAACCTTCTGGACGACTTGAAACCGACAATCATGCATACGATAGCATTGACGAAATAGTTCGTCATAAAGAGTCCGAACAGAATGCTGCAAACGAAACAAGTAATAGCAATTACATACACAATTACTTTGTGCTGGAGAAACGCGAAAAGGAATCTAAAGTTTCAGCATATGACACAACTAGGTCTGATCAAGAAAATTCTTCCGCAAAAGGTACCAATGTCTATAACAGGTTAAACTCTGACAAAACATATGGCCATGTGTTTACAGCGAAACGTAATGTGATGACTACCTACGATAACCCATATAACACAACAGAGAAAGCTGCTGTACGGCATTCATCTAAGAGTATCAGTGATAAACAAGCAAATGACAACAGCATGAAGGATGAAGATAGCTCAATTGTACAGAGAGCGAGTCGGAAAATACTTTGGCAGTACCAGTTGTTATTCAACGAAATTTTCTGCCTGAATAGCAATCTTGGTCTGTACTGCCTGCAAAAGCAGAagcatttgccgccagcaggctaa